From Deinococcus aerophilus, a single genomic window includes:
- a CDS encoding TetR/AcrR family transcriptional regulator has product MARTVNPIQDRSRRAALERAAYLALYERGYAGVTLANIAAHAGVSRGTLVYHFGSRAGLLAAVMRRFTRTITAATRRALRLADTPAGKLQAFVDNQFYGVENTRRFYTVSLDFLAAATRDPALMAVQRDFLRQTLELDLELARLAGNAGAETRARQLRALVEGLSVRFLADPAPDLTAYRADCLAGLRAILGWD; this is encoded by the coding sequence ATGGCCCGCACCGTCAACCCCATTCAGGACCGCTCGCGCCGGGCGGCGCTGGAACGGGCAGCCTACCTCGCGCTGTACGAACGCGGCTACGCCGGGGTCACGCTGGCGAACATCGCCGCGCACGCCGGGGTCAGCCGGGGCACGCTGGTCTATCACTTCGGCAGCCGCGCCGGCCTGCTCGCCGCCGTGATGCGCCGCTTTACCCGGACCATCACGGCGGCAACCCGCCGCGCCCTGCGGCTGGCCGACACGCCCGCGGGCAAGCTGCAGGCCTTCGTGGACAACCAGTTCTACGGCGTCGAGAACACCCGGCGTTTTTACACCGTGTCGCTGGACTTTCTCGCCGCCGCCACCCGCGATCCGGCCCTGATGGCGGTGCAGCGAGACTTTCTGCGGCAGACGCTGGAACTGGACCTGGAACTGGCGCGGCTGGCCGGAAACGCGGGGGCCGAGACGCGGGCGCGGCAGCTGCGGGCGCTGGTGGAAGGCCTGAGCGTGCGCTTTCTGGCCGATCCCGCTCCCGACCTGACCGCCTACCGCGCCGACTGCCTGGCCGGATTGCGGGCCATTCTGGGCTGGGATTAG